DNA from Babylonia areolata isolate BAREFJ2019XMU chromosome 35, ASM4173473v1, whole genome shotgun sequence:
aatacaatagaatagaatatgacaGAATACAGTAGAACAGAATATGACAGAATACAGTAGAATAGAATATGacagaatacaatagaacagaatatggcagaatacaatagaacagaatatgacagaatacaatagaacagaatatgacagaatacaatagaatagaatatggcAGAATACAAAAGAATAGAATATggctttattaccaagtgtaccgtggtCAACAGGAAATATTGGGAGTTGGggtagtacataaaaggtacaaacataaatcgaaagatagtagtagtagtggtagtagtggtggtggtggtggtagtagtagtagcagttgttgttgttttaaagagcGACTTATCAAATACATTgtgttctaagcgctttacaaaacaatagttccagcaaacaaaaaacaaaacaaaaaaatcgcatTGAAAGaatggaagaggaaaagaagggaagaaatgaaataaagaacagaaaggggcgggggggggggggagtaaatacagaagacagaaaggagggaaagataaattcacagaaagagaaaaaaaaatggaaggaataTGAAACAgataaaaggaaaggaaggaaggaaagagagaaaaaagaaataaaaaagacacacacacacacacacattcccatccaTTTCTCGTTTAAATtgctttcagtgaaaagacgaaAAGGACATTTCCAATTCTACTCAAAAACGAacacaaaaaaatgtataaacaaaaacagaccaaaaaaaaaaaaataaataaaataaattaaaaaaatccggATGAAAGGCACAATCGGTttatccttttttatttttattttatttcattctgttctatttttaatgtattttactttttttgttgttgtaatgttcCCCAAAGGGGCTACATTCAAAATGAAAAGGCCTCGAAAGAAAATCGAATATTTCCGGTGTAGCAGTCTGTTCCTACCCTCTGTTGATTTTAACCCCCCGGGGGGATCAAATCTGACCACTCCCAGATTAATACCAAAGTCTGGGTAGACTGGGTAGACCTGCATAGTTGGCgtttcctaccccaccccacgccaccccaccccttcccttgtaATAATGACCCCCGGGTGGAAGTTTAACCCAGGTAGAATCAATCCTTGCTGTCAAAGCAGCCAACACACTACCCCTCTTTGCTTCCGTCGTTCAATCGGAGACCAGGATCcaggtggtagagtggttaagacgctcatctgccagtacagtgtctgtgagggtgtgggttcgaatccccctatcaccctttctcccaagtttaactgtaaaatatcaaactgaacgtctagttattagaatgagacgataaactgaggtcccttgtgcgGCACGAACTTAGCGCATTGATTAAGAAACAAcaacggggggggcggggggtgggggggggaagagagaaagaaaaacaaaacaaacatggcaacaatagtgttctcctctggcaacGTGATTCTGTAAACGAAATCCACTTTAACAcgaacacaaatacatatgcacagactcaaggcctgacttctatatatatatatatatatatatatatatatgtgtgtgtgtgtgtgtgtgtgtatgtatatgtatgtatatatatgtgatagtcaatcgtgtccgactatgaccatcagaacagcagtggaggcaactgctgttccgactatttgtgctagaatttgattatagtggagagtgtcttgcccaagttacatccccactctctcggccaagagggttttaggacagtcggcgttggggatggttcccaaaggccaaccagcccacaaggctgcagcactaagagccagtgctgtcttgcctcctagtttgagagtcataatccttcataaaagactaagctgtaaatgatttcctattgactggagaaaccattgataacagagccctgactaagcgcagtgggttatgctgctgtcagacacttaccaaacagatgtggtgtagcgtatgtggatttgtccgaacgcagtgacgcctcctttaacaaactgaacctgaaactgaaactgttttggagggaagaggagggttcTGAAAACGTAGCTCAGaactacctcctccctcccccctctcaacctaccccccccccccaccccacccccccccgccccccccaacccctttccatTTTCAAAGGCTTGATTAAACTCGTAGAAAATGGATAACTTtaaactgggagggggggggcggagaagagggggtgggggtgtattaaCTCGTCACAAAAGATCTGGGATTTATTCGAGGCAAGCCCAAAATGACCCCCGGGTAAAATCCAGAATGGAGGGGGGTAGTTTTAGGCTGTTTCACCGGGGTAGGAGCCGGTTGAGTTTTAAACGGAGAAGTATTGatatattatgtatattatgttttgttttgtccgtctgtctgactgcctgtctgtttctctctgtctgtctgtgtttgtctctatgtccgtctgtcgaaatgcccctgtgtgtgtgtgggtgtgtgtgtgagtccatcaccatcaccaccaccatcaccatcttcaccaccatcactgctactatcaccatcatcattaccaccaccatcatcaccaccatcatcaccaccatcaccatcaccaccaccatcaccaccatcgccaccatcattaccaccatcgccaccaccaccaccattatcaccatcatcaacactaccatcatcatcaccaccaccaccaccatcaccataaccaccattatcaccaccaccattaccatcaccatcgccaccaccattaccatcatcatcatcaccatcatcaccattaccatcactaccacaatcaccactaccattaccaccaccatcaccatgaaagccgctaccatcaccaccactgccaccaccagcaccatcaacaccaccaccatcatcaccattaccaacaccatgacaaccaccaccatcaccaccaccaccatcaccgtcaccaccaccaacatcaccaacaccaccaccatcataaccaccatcaccatcgccaccactatcaccatcatcaccaccatcatcaccatcactaccaccaccatcaccaccattatcatcatgatgaccaTCACCATACTGCCTTCAcaaccaccccctcaccaccctgacTGCTGCAGGTGTCCCGCTCACCCAGACGAAGCCGGGTGGCCACAGAGGAGAGGGAGTACCTCCGCATGGAGCACcgcaccacccccttctcctccaagagagaccccacccaccaccaccaccatcaccaccccaacaccaccccgccacccacccagcccctcctcccccagcccttCACCATCTCTACCCAggactcccccttccaccccccatcacccccaccacatcccccgtgtccgggggggagggaagaggaggaggagggatttgGGAAGAGGGGATGGTGCGGGGGAGGGGctgtgttggaggaggaggaggaggaggtggtggtggaggagggggagaacggAGACCagctgtacccccacccccaccatcatctctcccaccaccaccaccctcctcctcctcctcctcctccaccaccaccacccatgtacccgtcatcgtcatcttcatcgccgtcatcatcgtcagCGGTACCAGCGGCAGAGGAAGGCAGATCGTGGTGTTCCGTATGCGCTGGGACAGGGGTGGTATTGCTTCGGGGGATGTCCAGTCGCAGGGACGccagtggaagtggtggtggtggtggtggtggtggtgcagataCCTCCGGCTTCTTTTTCGATCCAcgcaaagaggagggggaggggggagcggaagGCGTTTATCGTGATCATGACGTCACCAGCCCCACAGGAAAACCTTTGCCCTCGCAGAAACCTGGAGGACGTCATCACCATGCCAGTCAGGAACACCCTCCCAAACCCTGCTCCGCCCCCGTTGATGCCTCGCGTGGGGaacccacctcccccttctcctcctcctcctcctccttccacacctCCGAGCGCCCTGCTGTCGGCGCGGCGCAGCAAACCGCGCACAGCATTTCCAGCACTGAAACTCTCTACGCCAGAGAGAGCTTCAGACACCTCCACGGTCCCAGCGACAGCTCATCACCTGCCAAGAAAACGTCAAGGGAGAACTCTCAGAATGATTCGACAACAACCCTTGAAAAATCCTCGccgaaagaaaaagaggaagaagaggaggaggaggaggaggagggcggcgtGTGGAAGAGGCGGAAGGACAgaccagaggaggaggaagaggaggaggaggaatcgaCTCAAGAAACGCCCCTGACATTCACCTCCGCGACGAACAAAAGCCACAGCCCGAGAAGAACACGAGCCTTCCCAGCTAAcagcaaacacaccaccaccaccaccacaacagcaaccacaaccacaacaacatcaacaccaacaacacagccatCACGACACCACCCGACCAGCagacaaggagaagaaagaggccacacgaacaccaccaccaccaccaccagaaacttTAACGCCACAAGACTCTCACAgcaccaccctcaccactaccactacaaccccaccgccaccaccaccaccactcaacagcccaccaccaccacactgccacCCAACCACCCGTGCTGTCAATGCTGGCACACATCAACTTCCTCCATGACGACGAACTCAGTGTCGTCGGCCTCGAAAGACAAAGCCATCATCCAGCGGCTGATGTCGATGATCCAAAGCAAACACGGGGAGGAGGTAAAGGATGAGGAGCTGTACAGGGAGTGGCATGATGTGGCCTGTGTCCTCGATAGGCTTCTGTTCTACGTCTTCCTGATCATCACCGTCGTCTCCTCCGCCGTGGTTCTGGAGATGAGGCCTAATGACGTCAGGTTCTGAGGGGGTGACTGTTGAGGGTGAAGGCCTAATGACGTCAAGTTCTGAGGGGGTGACTGTTGAGGGTGAAGGACTAATGACGTCAGGTTCTGAGGGGGTGACTGTTGAGGGTAAAGGCCTAATGACGTCAAGTTCTGAGGGGGTGACTGTTGAGGGTGAAGGACTAATGACGTCAGGTTCTGAGGGGGTGACTGTTGAGGGTAAAGGCCTAATGACGTCAGGTTCTGAGGGGATGACTGTTGAGGGTAAAGGCCTAATGACGTCAGGTTCTGAGGGGGTGACTGTTGAGGGTAAAGGCCTAATGACGTCAAGTTCTGAGGGGATGACTGATGAGGGTAAAGGCCTAATGACGTCAAATTCTGAGGGAATGACTGTCGAGGGTAAAGGCCTAATGACGTCAAATTCTGAGGGGGTGACTGTTGAGGGTAAAGGCCTAATGACGTCAAGTTCTGAGGGGGTGACTGTTGAGGGTGGAGGTCCCTTTACCCTTCTTCCAGCCATTTTCAGGATTGTGGCAGAATGgccaagacgctcagctgccgatacagagagtccgtgagggtctgggttcgactcacactctcgcccttttctcccaagtttgactggacaatcaaactgagcgtgtagtcattcggatgagacgataaaccaaggtcttgtgtgcaacacgcacttgccgtactggaaaagaacccatggcaacgagagtgttgtcctctagcaaaattatgtagacgaAATCCAGTCTGTATGTGCACaagtatataagcatgcactcaaggcctgactaagtgtgatgggttatgctgctggtcaggcatctgccaaacagatattggtgtagcatatatggatttgtccgaacgcagtgacgcttccttgagaaactgaaactttgcggACATAGGGGCGGTGAATTCagacccactgtgtctagggctcggcacaggaaggcggggcccaatcctctccttctgtagGTGACTGTTTGTTGTTGACGATCATCTGActcagcgcacacacacagggttcacgAAAGGTCAAGGACCTTGAAGTGGCAACTTACACAGTCAtgactcaaacttggaggcaagactgctctgcctcttagtgctgcagccttgggggctagtttgcctttgggaaccaccccaatgccgactgtcctgaaaccctcctGAGAGAGTTGgggctgtaacttgggcaagacactctccactataatcaaattctagcccagatagtcgggacaacagctGTCTGATctgattctagcccagatagtcgggacaacagctGTCTGATCTGATTCTagaccagatagtcgggacaacagccGTCTGATCAGATTCTAATCCAACTAGTCCAGACAACAGCTGTCTAATCAGATTATAGCCCAGATAGGACAACAGCAGcccatcaaattctagcccagatggtcaggACAATAGCTGTCTGATCAGATTCTAGCTCAATTCTAGCCTAtggcactgtctagtcaactgaaGTCGCCAACGGcgatgcactgtctagtcaactaaagtcgcctatggcggggcactgtctagtcaactaaagtggcctatggtgctgcactgtctagtcaactaaagtcgtcaatggcgctgcactgtctagtcaacaaaagtcgcctatggcggtgcactgtctagtcaactaaagtcgcctatggtggtgcactgtctagtcaactaaagtcgcctatggcggtgcactgtctagtcaactaaagtcgccaatggcgctgcactgtctagtcaactaaagtcgccaacggcagtgaaagagttaaagctaCCTGGCCACAGGTGAGTGTGTTGCCGCAGATTGGCATAAACTGGAGGAGAGGGAGTTCCAGGCGAGTGCTCCTGTTGGTTCTGGCCTTGCTGATTCGTCTTCATTTGGAACTTTGGGCGTCCTTCTTACCTCCCCCTTTCACATACGGGTTCCTGTGCACAGAGCCGACGTCCGGTGTACCTTGGTCAATGctgtcaactgaaaaaaaaacaacctcaagaGTCCGTATTCTGGTTTGATGTTccctgtttgttgttgattgttgttgttgttggatgtgatggtggtggtggtggtttggtaaTTAGTTGaatgggatgaggagggggagggttattgttgttagttgttgttgtggcatttgctgctgtctctgtttctgattgtgtgtgtctatttatttgcttttgtctgtctcggtctctgactctgtcaatctatctgtctgtctatctatctatctatatgtctgtctatctatctatctatctgtctttcagtctttctgtctagctttttgttgttatcatgcTTTTTGTTGACATAGAATTGTAGtcctgatttttgttttgtttttgtttattttttatttattttgttttttatgtgagaAACGTGGTGGTGGCTACATATGTATATCAATAGATCCCAGTATAGACAGATGCATAGACACCCTTCTCAATAAATCCCAAAGCCAGTAAAAGTGTTTATTGGATAGATCTCATAGTCGATAGCTCTTACTGACGTAATCGCCCATACATTCATTGTAGTCGAAAATTACGTCACCCATAACTGGATCATGTTGATACGAAAGCCATTATCGTAGCGTAGAACGTATCTGGAGCCgtcagttggttgtttatttcaCAATTTTGAAACCTTGTCTTTAATTTACATAGTTCATatgcatataaatacacacaaagcTCGTATCGCATATTGTCATACGATTACAGATGGACCAAGAGTATGTTGAAAGCTGTACGAacaatggtttcttcactgcagtgtgaattcatttacagccttttgtgaaggactgtgattctcaaactaggaggcaagactgattgattgattgatgtggatacttatatagcgcctatcctcggtcagagaccgagctctaagcgctttacatacacggggacatttgcaccacaggctgcctacctgggtagagccgattgacggctgccactgggcgctcatcattcgtttcctgtgtcattcaatcagatttcagacgcacaaatatacacactcagacagacatgtaacattttacgtgtatgaccgttattttgtggatttttttagttaccccgccatgtaggcagccatactccgttttcgggggtgtgcatgctgggtatattcttgtttccataacccaccggacgcggacatggattacaggatctttaacgtgcgtatttgatcttctgcgtgcgcatacacacgaagggggttcaggcactagcaggtctgcacatatgttgacctgggagatcggaaaaatctccaccctttacccaccaggtgcaccgagattcgaacccaggaccctcagattgaaagtccagcgctttatcggctattgcacccgtcaagacTGCACTGTCTCTTAGCgttgcagccttgggagctggATGGTCAGTTGGTctttggggatcatcccaacgccgactgtccaaaagccaTCCAGACTTGGAGAGcagggatgtaactcgggcaagacaccctccacaataaacaagttctagcccagatagccgggacagcagttgcctcctctgctgttctgatggtcatagtcggacacgactatc
Protein-coding regions in this window:
- the LOC143278035 gene encoding uncharacterized protein LOC143278035 produces the protein MSVLRIVVTFWTSMLTTLVMMAMVMLATMMIVMAAENNGEDQTTASPRDWIQPINDSVTWLQQPDEPVFFSEEQELMHALVGQYENSVRPVYDANDAVDVSLGLTLTQILDLDEKNQVLTTNVWLEATWYDQRLGWNSSDFGGIRSIRIPCDRIWLPDIVLYNSVDDYTSGYMPSLAMVYNDSKVFWGPVIRFRSSCKIDITYFPFDDQVCSLKLGSWAYNGFQVNVWNSSDTMDLSNLVDNGEWELVGVKVERNVVFYNCCDEPFPDVTFFVHLRRRVKYYFMNIIIPCIILSFLCLAGFLLPPESGEKITLGLSVLLTITVFMLMVADKMPQTSESISVISIYLMVVLATSCLSVLSSVCVLSIHHQRGQPRPVPSWLRFLVFSVIARVVCVSTATSYRRSSASASASTSSSSACAASGGGGGGGGGGKKNARDKGSRKKERKVSRSPRRSRVATEEREYLRMEHRTTPFSSKRDPTHHHHHHHPNTTPPPTQPLLPQPFTISTQDSPYPSSSSSSPSSSSAVPAAEEGRSWCSVCAGTGVVLLRGMSSRRDASGSGGGGGGGGADTSGFFFDPRKEEGEGGAEGVYRDHDVTSPTGKPLPSQKPGGRHHHASQEHPPKPCSAPVDASRGEPTSPFSSSSSSFHTSERPAVGAAQQTAHSISSTETLYARESFRHLHGPSDSSSPAKKTSRENSQNDSTTTLEKSSPKEKEEEEEEEEEEGGVWKRRKDRPEEEEEEEEESTQETPLTFTSATNKSHSPRRTRAFPANSKHTTTTTTTATTTTTTSTPTTQPSRHHPTSRQGEERGHTNTTTTTTRNFNATRLSQHHPHHYHYNPTATTTTTQQPTTTTLPPNHPCCQCWHTSTSSMTTNSVSSASKDKAIIQRLMSMIQSKHGEEVKDEELYREWHDVACVLDRLLFYVFLIITVVSSAVVLEMRPNDVRF